One region of Hoeflea sp. 108 genomic DNA includes:
- a CDS encoding ROK family transcriptional regulator, with product MNDSLRISRKFSQRSVMEAIVQGGPISRASISKQTGLSKQTISEIVRVLEQEGWVQETGRTSGHVGRTAVTYELVYDAAYIVAVDLGGTKVRVAITDLACQIFAEDTASTDPRGGQYIVDQIVALAFQAAARQGIARDKIKLAVIGVPGAPDTVTGRVLLAPNIANFDKMDVVGAFSDAFGFGAMLENDVNLAVLGENWLGQGQGIDNLAYVALGTGVGSGLMVGGHLVRGAINAAGEMGFLPLGADPFEAESLRTGAFERAVASHGIMDRYAALAGRRRSVPEIFEAADEGDQSALAVLDEIARHLARGIGAIAAIANPEKVILGGSIGLRPEVLSRVKVFLPQCFPYPVNVETGELGSRAAIIGAAAIGLGQLHNTLFGVDAPEGRISLPKVELRALREAV from the coding sequence GTGAACGACAGCCTGCGCATTTCCCGGAAGTTCTCGCAGCGCTCCGTCATGGAAGCGATCGTGCAGGGCGGTCCCATTTCGCGGGCGTCGATCTCCAAGCAGACCGGCCTCTCCAAGCAAACCATCTCCGAGATCGTCCGCGTCTTGGAACAGGAAGGTTGGGTGCAGGAGACGGGTCGCACCAGCGGCCATGTCGGCCGCACGGCCGTGACCTACGAACTCGTCTACGACGCCGCCTACATCGTGGCCGTCGACCTCGGTGGCACCAAGGTGCGCGTCGCGATCACCGATCTGGCCTGCCAGATCTTTGCTGAGGACACTGCGTCGACAGATCCGCGTGGCGGCCAGTACATCGTCGACCAGATCGTCGCGCTCGCCTTCCAGGCGGCGGCCAGGCAGGGCATAGCACGCGACAAGATCAAGCTGGCGGTGATCGGCGTGCCCGGCGCGCCCGATACTGTCACCGGTCGCGTGCTGCTTGCACCCAACATTGCCAATTTCGACAAGATGGACGTGGTCGGTGCGTTCTCCGACGCCTTCGGTTTCGGCGCGATGCTGGAGAACGACGTCAACCTTGCCGTGCTCGGCGAGAACTGGCTGGGGCAGGGTCAGGGCATCGACAATCTCGCCTATGTGGCACTCGGCACCGGCGTCGGCAGCGGCCTCATGGTCGGCGGCCACCTCGTGCGCGGCGCCATCAATGCCGCCGGCGAAATGGGCTTCCTGCCGCTGGGGGCCGATCCGTTCGAGGCTGAGTCGCTGCGTACAGGCGCCTTCGAACGCGCGGTGGCGTCACACGGCATCATGGACCGCTACGCGGCACTTGCCGGCCGTCGGCGGTCGGTGCCGGAAATCTTCGAGGCCGCCGATGAGGGCGACCAGTCGGCGCTGGCGGTGCTCGACGAGATTGCAAGACACCTGGCCCGCGGCATCGGCGCTATCGCGGCCATCGCCAATCCGGAGAAGGTCATCCTAGGCGGCTCGATCGGCCTGCGGCCGGAGGTGCTGTCTCGCGTCAAGGTCTTCCTGCCGCAGTGCTTCCCCTATCCTGTCAATGTCGAGACCGGCGAACTCGGCTCGCGTGCAGCGATCATCGGTGCCGCGGCGATCGGGCTCGGGCAGTTGCACAACACGCTGTTCGGAGTCGATGCCCCGGAAGGCCGCATCTCGCTGCCGAAGGTCGAACTGCGTGCGCTGAGGGAGGCTGTGTGA
- a CDS encoding LysR substrate-binding domain-containing protein codes for MRYPDLEIDLLRAFTTVAETGSFTAAADVVGRSQSAVSQKIIRLEDLLGRPLFRRTSRSLVLTGEGERLLSAARRMLEFNDLAVRTLVDSADLERLRIGISEDFVPHHLPALLSKFASLCPAVRLELMTGLSCNLLAAYDEDRLDIVIAKKDGRAQRGRVIWREPLMWISSKQYDRDPGEPVPLVLLPAPCTYRGVAIKALDSVRRDWYVACTTNSLAGARAAVAGGFGVTVLGRSFVQDGMQVIRPSDQWPALPMTEIVVIGEEKSEARIVQPLLSFLTDNLAH; via the coding sequence ATGAGATATCCCGATCTAGAAATCGATCTGCTCCGGGCATTCACGACGGTCGCCGAAACAGGCAGCTTCACAGCTGCAGCTGACGTCGTCGGGCGTTCGCAGTCCGCGGTCAGCCAAAAGATCATCCGACTGGAGGACCTTCTGGGTCGGCCGCTGTTCAGGCGAACCAGCCGTTCCCTTGTTCTCACCGGCGAAGGCGAGCGGCTTCTCTCGGCGGCAAGGCGCATGCTCGAGTTCAACGACCTGGCAGTTCGCACGCTCGTCGATTCTGCTGACCTCGAACGGCTGCGTATCGGCATTTCGGAAGATTTCGTGCCGCACCATCTGCCTGCCTTGTTGTCGAAATTTGCCAGCTTGTGTCCGGCAGTAAGGCTGGAATTGATGACCGGCCTCAGCTGCAACCTCCTGGCAGCCTATGATGAGGACCGCCTCGACATCGTCATTGCCAAAAAGGATGGGCGCGCTCAGCGCGGCAGGGTCATCTGGCGCGAACCCCTGATGTGGATTTCCTCAAAGCAATATGATCGCGATCCAGGCGAGCCGGTGCCGCTGGTTCTGCTGCCCGCCCCTTGCACCTATCGCGGCGTTGCCATCAAGGCGCTCGATTCGGTTCGGCGCGATTGGTATGTGGCCTGCACGACAAATAGCCTGGCCGGCGCGCGGGCAGCGGTTGCCGGAGGGTTCGGCGTAACCGTGTTGGGCAGATCGTTTGTCCAGGATGGAATGCAGGTCATCCGCCCCTCCGATCAGTGGCCCGCCCTTCCGATGACCGAGATCGTGGTTATCGGCGAAGAGAAGAGCGAAGCGCGGATTGTGCAGCCTCTGCTCTCGTTTCTCACCGACAATCTTGCCCATTGA
- a CDS encoding cupin domain-containing protein: MVKWHDMPMERSADGLIKHIINERMNTKECALDIYMQFIPPAGATGASRHLTEEVAYVIEGTGYDLHHDVRFDCKDAFIWEWDKTLKKFEWGPGDFIYIPPYCAHKRFNTADTEARVVVVNSRIMKAIGFDWFDQLEPAKGFEDLWVPPAD; encoded by the coding sequence GTGGTGAAGTGGCACGACATGCCGATGGAGCGGTCTGCCGATGGCCTGATCAAGCACATCATCAACGAGCGCATGAACACCAAGGAATGCGCCCTCGACATCTACATGCAATTCATCCCGCCTGCAGGCGCAACCGGCGCCAGCCGCCACCTCACCGAGGAAGTCGCCTATGTGATCGAAGGCACCGGCTACGACCTGCACCATGATGTGCGCTTCGACTGCAAGGACGCGTTCATCTGGGAGTGGGACAAGACGCTGAAGAAGTTCGAATGGGGTCCGGGCGACTTCATCTACATCCCGCCCTACTGCGCCCACAAGCGCTTCAACACCGCCGACACCGAGGCGCGCGTCGTGGTCGTCAACAGCCGCATCATGAAGGCGATCGGCTTCGACTGGTTCGACCAGCTCGAACCCGCCAAGGGCTTCGAAGACCTCTGGGTCCCCCCTGCCGACTGA
- a CDS encoding substrate-binding domain-containing protein, whose protein sequence is MIIKKMLAAALAGSLMLAAGSAIAQTVGPSGEAATPSADVALSDADIGTLKDKGYKAALLWHTSSDFTNAVSAGAKDEFARAGVEVAVTTDAGFDAARQRSDIETALAAKPNVILALPLDPVTSAEAFRQAVKDGTKLVFLSNLPSGYKHGSDYAAIVTDDLFQMGKQAADALAKSIGGKGKVGYIFHDATYYVTNQRDQAFKTTIEKSYPDIKIVAEQGISDPARAEELANAMLLQNPDLDGIYVTWAEPADGVLSALRSSGNAKTKVVTLDLAEPVALDMVKGGNVTALVADKAYELGRAMAAAGLKSLLGQQTPAFVVAPALTVTKDNVAEGWKESLNRDAPKSVLGAAK, encoded by the coding sequence ATGATCATTAAGAAGATGCTTGCCGCTGCCCTCGCAGGCAGTCTTATGCTGGCTGCCGGATCGGCCATCGCCCAGACGGTCGGCCCTTCGGGCGAGGCGGCGACGCCGAGCGCCGACGTCGCCCTGTCGGATGCCGACATCGGTACCCTGAAGGACAAGGGCTACAAGGCGGCCCTGCTGTGGCACACCTCGTCGGACTTCACCAATGCGGTGTCGGCCGGCGCCAAGGACGAGTTCGCCCGCGCCGGAGTAGAGGTCGCGGTGACTACCGATGCAGGCTTCGACGCGGCGCGCCAGCGCAGCGACATCGAGACCGCGCTCGCGGCCAAGCCCAATGTCATCCTGGCCCTGCCGCTCGACCCGGTAACCTCGGCCGAAGCCTTCCGCCAGGCGGTCAAGGACGGCACCAAGCTGGTGTTCTTGTCCAACCTGCCGAGCGGCTACAAGCACGGCTCCGATTATGCCGCGATCGTCACCGACGACCTGTTCCAGATGGGCAAGCAGGCAGCCGACGCACTTGCCAAGTCCATCGGCGGTAAGGGCAAGGTCGGCTACATCTTCCATGACGCCACCTATTACGTCACCAACCAGCGCGACCAGGCGTTCAAGACGACGATCGAAAAGAGCTACCCCGACATCAAGATCGTCGCCGAGCAGGGCATCTCCGATCCGGCGCGGGCCGAGGAACTGGCCAATGCCATGCTGCTGCAGAACCCTGATCTCGACGGCATCTACGTGACCTGGGCGGAGCCCGCCGACGGCGTGCTCTCGGCCCTGCGCTCCAGCGGCAACGCCAAGACCAAGGTGGTGACGCTCGACCTCGCCGAGCCTGTGGCGCTCGACATGGTCAAGGGTGGCAACGTGACCGCGCTTGTCGCCGACAAAGCCTACGAACTCGGCCGCGCCATGGCCGCCGCCGGCCTCAAGTCGCTGCTTGGCCAGCAGACGCCGGCCTTCGTCGTGGCTCCGGCGCTGACAGTGACCAAGGACAATGTTGCCGAGGGCTGGAAGGAATCTCTGAACCGCGACGCGCCGAAGTCGGTGCTCGGCGCAGCCAAGTAG
- a CDS encoding zinc-binding dehydrogenase, translated as MVLRAYGGPENFSLGKLEAPRPGSGEVLVRVEAASINPVDVRIRNGLPIGPALPAVLGADLAGTVQAVGEGVAGLVPGDEVYGCAGGVKDLGGTFAEYIAADARLLAPKPGNLSMTEAAALPLVSITAWNCMTRAAISASDHVLVHGGSGGVGHIAIQLAKARGARVTATVSSAEKAALVRELGADDTILYPRETVQEYVDRLTGGHGFDVVVDTVGGANLDHSLQAAAPQGRVVATAARSTHDLSPMHAKALSLHVVFMLIPMLSGIGREEHGRILRQLATLVEDGKVRPLIDPERFPLDRLPDAFRHLESGRALGKVVVEIAGHFDA; from the coding sequence ATGGTCTTGAGGGCTTACGGGGGCCCGGAGAACTTCAGCCTTGGCAAGCTTGAGGCACCTCGGCCTGGCTCGGGAGAGGTGCTGGTGCGCGTGGAGGCCGCCTCGATCAACCCGGTCGATGTCCGCATCCGAAACGGTCTGCCCATCGGACCTGCTCTGCCTGCCGTGCTGGGCGCCGATCTGGCAGGAACCGTGCAAGCCGTTGGCGAAGGCGTGGCCGGTCTGGTGCCGGGAGACGAGGTCTATGGCTGCGCAGGTGGTGTGAAGGACCTTGGCGGGACGTTCGCCGAATACATTGCCGCCGATGCCCGCCTGCTTGCACCAAAGCCTGGAAACCTCTCGATGACGGAGGCCGCGGCACTGCCCCTGGTGTCGATCACCGCATGGAACTGCATGACGCGCGCAGCCATTTCCGCATCCGACCATGTCCTGGTTCATGGTGGCAGCGGCGGAGTTGGCCATATCGCCATCCAGCTGGCAAAAGCACGCGGCGCGCGCGTGACAGCGACCGTCTCGTCAGCCGAAAAGGCAGCACTTGTTCGTGAACTGGGGGCGGATGACACGATCCTCTATCCACGCGAAACGGTGCAGGAGTACGTCGACAGGCTGACAGGGGGACATGGCTTCGATGTCGTCGTCGATACGGTTGGCGGCGCCAACCTGGACCATTCGTTGCAGGCGGCCGCGCCGCAGGGACGCGTCGTTGCGACCGCTGCGCGAAGCACCCACGACCTGTCGCCGATGCATGCCAAGGCGTTGTCTCTGCACGTCGTGTTCATGCTTATCCCCATGCTTTCGGGCATTGGCAGGGAGGAGCATGGCCGGATCCTCCGTCAACTGGCGACCCTCGTCGAAGACGGGAAGGTTCGCCCCCTGATCGATCCCGAACGCTTTCCTCTGGACAGGCTGCCCGATGCCTTTCGCCATCTTGAAAGTGGCCGGGCGCTCGGCAAAGTCGTTGTTGAAATAGCTGGACATTTCGATGCTTGA
- a CDS encoding cupin domain-containing protein, producing MINPQAVKVAQSIETHIDVFAPGGYGQKHGHMNSAVFFVLKGKGHDIHVGKRLDWETGDALIVENGCVPDLPEGGRIPAQGTGCGPGAPRTAGRALIGFQGDVTNVRNSFLDLTERQRARSGDT from the coding sequence GTGATCAATCCGCAGGCAGTCAAGGTCGCGCAGTCGATCGAAACGCATATCGACGTTTTCGCGCCAGGCGGCTACGGCCAGAAGCATGGCCACATGAACAGCGCCGTGTTCTTCGTCCTCAAGGGCAAGGGCCACGACATCCATGTCGGCAAGCGCCTCGACTGGGAAACCGGCGATGCGCTGATCGTCGAGAACGGCTGCGTACCTGATCTTCCAGAAGGTGGTCGAATACCCGCCCAAGGAACCGGTTGCGGGCCAGGAGCACCACGCACCGCCGGCAGAGCTTTGATCGGATTTCAGGGAGACGTCACAAATGTCCGCAATTCCTTCCTCGACCTGACTGAACGCCAGCGCGCACGATCGGGCGACACCTAG
- a CDS encoding alanine racemase, which translates to MFLDVLRRRNPAFIEAAMTLHQQGKIPANAYVLDLDAVERNAGVLGAEARRLGLKIFAMTKQVGRSSSFCQAVKRGGIDSAVAVDMACARATHKAGLKVAHLGHLQQVARHEATAAAVTFKPDYWTVFNDSKAEEAASGARAAGRTQDLLARIHAEGDTFYRGHEGGFAAADVTAVADRFDALEGGRFAGITTFPALLFDHASRKVVPTHNLATLTKTAAALAKAGRRDIEVNAPGTTSSVMLAALAEAGATQCEPGNGLHGTTALHVMEDLPELPAVLYLTEVSHLSGGKAYCFGGGFYIDPIFPDYDVKAIVGSEPTTASAALRSVEVPPPSAIDYYGMIDATGPGAPKPGDTAVFGFRGQAFVTRAYVVGVSGTSKGAPKVETIETGFGETAAWPV; encoded by the coding sequence ATGTTTCTCGACGTACTGCGCCGCCGCAACCCGGCCTTCATCGAAGCGGCGATGACCCTGCACCAGCAGGGCAAGATTCCGGCCAATGCCTATGTGCTCGATCTCGATGCGGTCGAGCGCAACGCCGGCGTTCTCGGCGCCGAAGCCCGCCGTCTCGGCCTCAAGATATTCGCCATGACCAAGCAGGTCGGTCGTTCCAGTTCGTTCTGCCAGGCGGTCAAGCGCGGCGGCATTGACAGCGCGGTAGCCGTCGACATGGCCTGCGCCCGCGCCACCCACAAGGCGGGGCTTAAGGTCGCGCATCTCGGCCACCTGCAGCAGGTGGCCCGCCACGAGGCCACAGCCGCGGCCGTAACCTTCAAGCCCGACTACTGGACAGTGTTCAACGACAGCAAGGCCGAAGAAGCGGCCTCAGGCGCACGGGCTGCCGGCCGCACGCAGGACCTTCTGGCCCGCATCCACGCCGAGGGCGACACCTTCTATCGCGGGCATGAGGGCGGTTTCGCCGCCGCCGACGTGACTGCGGTCGCCGACCGCTTCGACGCGCTGGAGGGCGGCCGCTTCGCTGGCATCACCACCTTCCCGGCGCTGCTTTTCGACCACGCCAGTCGCAAGGTGGTACCGACCCACAATCTCGCGACGCTGACCAAGACCGCCGCAGCGCTGGCCAAGGCAGGGCGCAGGGATATCGAGGTGAACGCGCCGGGCACGACATCATCCGTCATGCTCGCCGCACTCGCCGAAGCAGGTGCTACGCAATGCGAGCCGGGCAACGGCCTGCACGGCACCACTGCGTTGCATGTGATGGAAGATCTGCCGGAATTGCCGGCGGTGCTCTATTTGACCGAGGTTTCGCACCTGTCGGGCGGCAAGGCCTATTGCTTCGGCGGTGGCTTCTACATCGACCCGATCTTCCCCGACTACGACGTCAAGGCGATTGTCGGTTCGGAGCCGACGACGGCGTCAGCAGCGTTGCGCAGCGTGGAGGTGCCGCCGCCCTCGGCCATCGACTATTACGGCATGATCGACGCGACCGGTCCCGGCGCGCCGAAGCCAGGCGACACCGCCGTCTTCGGCTTCCGCGGCCAGGCCTTCGTCACCCGCGCCTATGTGGTCGGCGTATCCGGCACCTCGAAGGGCGCGCCCAAGGTGGAAACGATCGAGACCGGCTTCGGCGAAACCGCCGCGTGGCCGGTCTAG
- a CDS encoding substrate-binding domain-containing protein → MRMTLRALALSAAMLSVTAALAADGTTKGPNGEQPTPAKSVVLTPDQEQKIKDGKFTAALVWHEMSEYTNAVNSGAHDEFKRLGIEVIAQTDAGFDAARQKADVETVMAKKPSIIVSLPVDPATAAVVYDPARSAGVKLAFVDNSPAGYVHGKDYVTIVSDDLFQMGNKAAVAMADALGKKGKLGYIFHDADFYVTNQRDSAFKATIEQDYPEMKIVAEAGMADPARSEEIAQAMVTQHPDLDGIYVTWAEPALSVLSALRNAGNSHTRIVTLDLNEPAALDMVKGGNIAALVADEAYNIGVTAARSAAGALVGVDQKPFLVVDSLAVTKATVAEGWKTSLNKDVPASVAEAAK, encoded by the coding sequence ATGCGCATGACATTGAGGGCACTCGCCCTTTCCGCAGCAATGCTATCTGTGACCGCGGCCCTTGCCGCTGACGGCACCACCAAGGGTCCGAATGGCGAACAGCCGACGCCGGCAAAGAGCGTGGTGCTGACGCCGGACCAGGAACAGAAGATCAAGGACGGCAAGTTTACCGCAGCGCTCGTCTGGCACGAGATGAGCGAATACACCAATGCTGTGAATTCCGGCGCGCATGACGAGTTCAAGCGCTTGGGCATCGAGGTGATTGCCCAGACTGACGCCGGCTTTGATGCTGCGCGCCAGAAGGCCGACGTCGAGACGGTGATGGCGAAGAAGCCGTCGATCATCGTCTCGTTGCCGGTCGACCCGGCGACCGCCGCCGTCGTCTACGATCCGGCGCGCAGCGCCGGCGTCAAGCTCGCATTCGTCGACAATTCGCCGGCTGGCTACGTGCACGGCAAGGACTATGTGACCATCGTCTCCGACGACCTGTTCCAGATGGGCAACAAGGCGGCCGTCGCCATGGCCGACGCGCTCGGCAAGAAGGGCAAGCTCGGCTACATTTTCCACGACGCCGATTTCTACGTCACCAACCAGCGCGACAGCGCCTTCAAGGCGACCATCGAGCAGGATTATCCGGAGATGAAGATCGTCGCCGAGGCTGGCATGGCCGACCCCGCCCGCAGCGAGGAAATCGCTCAGGCGATGGTGACCCAGCACCCCGATCTCGATGGCATCTACGTGACCTGGGCCGAGCCGGCGCTGAGCGTGCTGTCGGCACTGCGCAATGCTGGCAACAGCCACACCAGGATCGTCACGCTTGACCTCAACGAGCCTGCGGCGCTCGACATGGTCAAGGGCGGCAACATCGCAGCACTGGTTGCCGACGAGGCGTACAATATCGGCGTGACGGCAGCGCGGTCGGCCGCGGGCGCGCTTGTAGGTGTCGACCAGAAGCCGTTCCTCGTCGTCGACTCGCTCGCCGTGACCAAGGCGACCGTGGCCGAAGGCTGGAAGACGTCGCTCAACAAAGATGTGCCGGCGAGCGTCGCCGAGGCCGCGAAGTAG
- a CDS encoding M20/M25/M40 family metallo-hydrolase encodes MTDQLTRRLEAALDRDAALALFRGAIGCDSITGNEANFVAYLGEQMEALGLSGLRTAEFLPGRPNIWGERQGKGSGKRLLFIGHTDTVHVDGWRAHWAGTEREDPFAAPIIDGAVWGRGSGDLKAGISASLAALALLDRAGIRLAGDVAYAFVGDEESGQPGTGVSAGIKDLAVRIESGEVRRPDFTVYVEPTRLAVYPAQIGFFITDITITGKSAYFGVPELGKDALKASHAAMSALWQHSDEIAARAQHSLVGRGFLLITGLSGGGYIAVPERCTLSLIRKLLPGESLDTAAAEIEATVCGAISDPEIKVEFAYPAGRDHVLGGTAAEIDANASEVAMLSDALGQALLGRGTIEGAPFWSESPFFVNRLGIPAVYCAPGDIRNCHTYEEHVEVEEYLAGVVAFAAFMARYCGVIE; translated from the coding sequence ATGACGGACCAACTGACCAGGCGCCTCGAGGCCGCGCTCGACCGCGACGCGGCACTCGCCCTGTTCCGCGGCGCCATCGGCTGTGACAGCATCACCGGCAACGAGGCAAACTTCGTCGCCTATCTCGGGGAGCAGATGGAAGCACTCGGGCTTTCCGGTCTGCGCACCGCGGAGTTCCTGCCCGGGCGACCCAACATCTGGGGTGAGCGCCAGGGTAAGGGTAGCGGCAAGCGACTGCTGTTCATCGGACATACCGACACCGTACATGTCGACGGCTGGCGCGCGCATTGGGCCGGTACCGAGCGCGAGGACCCGTTCGCAGCTCCGATCATTGACGGCGCTGTCTGGGGGCGTGGCTCGGGCGACCTCAAGGCCGGCATCTCGGCGTCGCTCGCCGCGCTCGCGCTGCTCGACAGAGCCGGCATTCGCCTCGCCGGCGACGTGGCGTATGCCTTCGTCGGCGACGAGGAGAGCGGCCAGCCGGGCACAGGCGTTTCCGCCGGCATCAAGGATCTTGCCGTCCGTATCGAGAGCGGCGAGGTGCGGCGTCCCGATTTCACCGTCTATGTCGAGCCGACCCGGCTTGCCGTCTATCCGGCGCAGATCGGCTTTTTCATCACGGACATTACCATCACCGGCAAGTCTGCCTATTTCGGCGTACCGGAACTGGGCAAGGATGCGCTCAAGGCGAGCCACGCAGCGATGAGCGCGCTGTGGCAGCATTCCGATGAGATCGCGGCGCGGGCACAGCACTCGCTGGTCGGGCGCGGTTTCCTGCTCATCACCGGGCTTTCCGGCGGCGGCTACATCGCGGTGCCCGAGCGCTGCACGCTGTCCCTGATCCGCAAGCTGCTGCCGGGCGAGTCCCTCGATACTGCCGCCGCCGAGATCGAGGCGACCGTGTGCGGCGCGATCTCCGATCCCGAGATCAAGGTCGAGTTCGCCTATCCGGCGGGACGCGACCATGTGCTGGGCGGAACCGCCGCCGAGATCGATGCCAATGCCTCGGAGGTTGCCATGCTGTCCGATGCGCTCGGCCAGGCTCTGCTAGGGCGCGGCACGATCGAAGGCGCGCCGTTCTGGTCGGAATCGCCGTTCTTCGTCAATCGGCTGGGCATTCCCGCCGTCTATTGCGCGCCGGGCGATATCCGCAACTGCCACACCTACGAGGAGCACGTCGAGGTCGAGGAATATCTCGCCGGCGTCGTTGCCTTCGCTGCCTTCATGGCCCGCTACTGCGGGGTCATCGAGTGA
- a CDS encoding YggT family protein: MLALIQTVVLALDLYWWIIIASAIFSWLYAFNVVNPRNQFVGTIGNMLYKLTEPALRPIRRFMPDLGGIDISPIILLLILFFIRQFIATTIAPMVL; the protein is encoded by the coding sequence ATGCTCGCCCTCATTCAGACTGTTGTCCTGGCTCTCGACCTTTACTGGTGGATCATCATCGCCTCGGCGATCTTCTCGTGGCTTTATGCCTTCAACGTGGTCAATCCGCGCAACCAGTTCGTCGGCACCATCGGCAACATGCTCTACAAGCTGACCGAGCCGGCGCTCCGGCCGATCCGCCGTTTTATGCCCGATCTCGGCGGTATCGACATCTCGCCGATCATCCTTTTGCTCATCTTGTTCTTCATCCGCCAGTTCATCGCGACCACCATCGCGCCGATGGTGCTCTGA
- a CDS encoding ATP-binding cassette domain-containing protein, with translation MTTTQAAPILRLTDIRKTFGGITAIESFSLEVRAGEIVALVGDNGAGKSTLIKIISGVYTPTSGTITIEDETVTMANATMARAHGIEVVYQDLALADQQSVYMNMFLGREPVNGFGLLDRRRMIAETEKLVKELDVRIPSAHATIRDLSGGQRQGVAIARATHWASKLILLDEPTAALGVAETAKVEEIVQSLKQRNIGVLIISHSLDQVFKLSDRICVLRRGRQIGIRETAKTDKNEIIAMITGLQQH, from the coding sequence ATGACTACGACGCAAGCAGCCCCCATCCTTAGGCTCACAGACATCCGCAAGACCTTCGGCGGCATCACCGCGATCGAGAGTTTCTCGCTCGAGGTGCGTGCGGGCGAGATCGTCGCGCTGGTCGGTGACAACGGTGCCGGCAAGTCGACGCTTATCAAGATCATCTCGGGCGTCTACACACCGACCTCGGGTACGATCACCATAGAGGACGAGACGGTGACCATGGCGAACGCGACGATGGCTCGCGCCCACGGTATCGAGGTGGTCTATCAGGATCTGGCGCTGGCCGACCAGCAGTCGGTCTACATGAACATGTTCCTCGGCCGCGAACCGGTGAACGGATTCGGACTGCTCGACCGCCGCAGGATGATCGCCGAAACCGAGAAGCTGGTGAAGGAGCTCGACGTCCGTATCCCCTCTGCCCACGCCACCATCCGCGACCTCTCGGGCGGCCAGCGCCAGGGCGTGGCGATCGCCAGGGCCACGCACTGGGCGAGCAAGCTGATCCTGCTCGACGAGCCGACAGCGGCACTCGGCGTCGCCGAGACGGCCAAGGTCGAGGAGATCGTCCAGTCGCTCAAGCAGCGCAACATCGGCGTTCTGATCATCAGCCACAGCCTCGACCAGGTGTTCAAGCTGTCGGATCGCATCTGCGTCCTCCGCCGCGGCCGCCAGATCGGTATCCGCGAGACGGCCAAGACCGACAAGAACGAGATCATCGCCATGATCACAGGACTGCAGCAACACTAA
- a CDS encoding ABC transporter permease — translation MPPANTSLTGQQAGPASRINLQQYVVYLGFLAIFLFFAIVLKDSGFLTVRNLSNIVLQTAPATVMAIGLVFVMSAGEIDLSIGSTVAVAALAAAVTINEYGLVAGVLAGLGAGLLIGLLNGALVAYVRLPSFLVTLATMGLFAGVARSMTNLRSIPVTDSTFTGFFGSGVFLGIPSLIWWTAIAVAFGHIIYRETRFGAHVLATGDNARAASVSGISVPRIRLAVLAISGGLAGLAGLLYAGRLQAAKYTLGETDLMTVIAAVIVGGTLLNGGKGSVIGALVGSLMMGMLNNGLILMGLSVSDQMIVRGLIILAAVAVSLREKSR, via the coding sequence ATGCCCCCAGCCAACACCAGCCTCACCGGCCAGCAGGCCGGCCCGGCCAGTCGCATCAACTTGCAGCAATATGTCGTCTATCTTGGCTTCCTGGCGATCTTCCTGTTCTTCGCCATCGTGCTGAAGGACAGCGGCTTCCTGACGGTCCGCAATCTCTCCAACATCGTGCTGCAGACCGCGCCCGCCACTGTAATGGCCATCGGTCTGGTGTTTGTCATGTCGGCCGGTGAGATCGACCTCTCCATCGGATCGACAGTGGCCGTCGCGGCCCTTGCCGCAGCAGTGACGATCAACGAATACGGGCTGGTCGCAGGCGTTCTTGCCGGCCTGGGCGCTGGCCTGCTGATCGGTCTGCTCAACGGTGCGCTGGTCGCTTATGTCCGGCTGCCGTCGTTCCTTGTGACGCTGGCTACAATGGGATTGTTTGCCGGCGTGGCGCGGTCAATGACCAACCTGCGCTCCATCCCGGTCACAGACAGCACCTTTACCGGCTTCTTCGGTTCGGGCGTGTTCCTCGGCATCCCGTCGCTGATCTGGTGGACGGCGATCGCGGTCGCGTTCGGTCACATCATCTACCGCGAGACGCGCTTCGGCGCCCATGTGCTGGCGACCGGCGACAATGCGCGCGCGGCCAGCGTGTCGGGCATCAGCGTGCCGCGCATTCGCCTCGCAGTCCTTGCCATCAGCGGCGGCCTCGCAGGTCTTGCCGGGTTGCTTTACGCCGGCCGCCTGCAGGCGGCGAAATACACGCTCGGTGAAACAGACCTGATGACGGTGATAGCTGCCGTCATCGTCGGCGGCACGCTGCTCAACGGCGGCAAGGGGTCGGTCATCGGCGCGCTCGTCGGCTCGCTGATGATGGGCATGCTCAACAATGGCCTGATCCTGATGGGCCTTTCCGTCTCCGACCAGATGATCGTTCGCGGTCTCATCATACTTGCCGCAGTCGCCGTGTCGCTGCGCGAAAAGTCCCGCTGA